A genome region from Natronobeatus ordinarius includes the following:
- a CDS encoding isopentenyl phosphate kinase, with protein sequence MIVLKLGGSVVTDKECPETVDEAALERAADAVAGSLEAGHVDDLVLVHGGGSFGHVHASEHGVSTTDGTHDAAAVDAIHGAMKALDEAVLEALLARGVPAVPVHPFSTAHRDADGALHLPTGQVRTMLDEGFVPVLHGDLVAHAGEGATVVSGDELVADLATALEADRIGLCSTVPGVLDDEGRVIARITSFADVESVLGGSDATDVTGGMAAKVRALLELEAEASIFGPADLEAFLAGKESGTTLD encoded by the coding sequence ATGATCGTCCTGAAACTCGGGGGAAGCGTCGTCACGGACAAGGAGTGCCCCGAGACGGTTGACGAGGCGGCGCTCGAGCGGGCGGCCGACGCCGTCGCGGGGTCGCTCGAGGCCGGCCACGTCGACGACCTCGTGCTCGTCCACGGCGGGGGGAGCTTCGGGCACGTCCACGCGAGCGAACACGGCGTGAGTACGACCGACGGGACCCACGACGCCGCGGCCGTCGACGCCATCCACGGCGCGATGAAGGCGCTCGACGAGGCCGTCCTCGAGGCGCTGCTCGCCCGCGGTGTGCCCGCCGTACCGGTTCACCCGTTCTCGACCGCACACCGCGACGCCGACGGCGCGCTTCACCTCCCGACGGGCCAGGTTCGAACGATGCTCGACGAAGGGTTCGTCCCCGTGCTCCACGGCGACCTCGTCGCTCATGCGGGTGAGGGGGCGACGGTCGTCAGCGGCGACGAACTCGTGGCCGACCTCGCGACGGCCCTCGAGGCCGACCGGATCGGCCTCTGCTCGACGGTCCCCGGCGTCCTCGACGACGAGGGCCGGGTGATCGCCCGGATCACCTCGTTCGCCGACGTCGAGTCGGTCCTCGGCGGCAGCGACGCCACGGACGTCACCGGCGGGATGGCCGCCAAGGTCCGGGCGCTGCTCGAGCTGGAAGCCGAGGCGTCGATCTTCGGCCCCGCTGACCTCGAGGCGTTCCTCGCGGGCAAGGAGTCGGGGACGACCCTCGATTGA
- the mvk gene encoding mevalonate kinase yields the protein MTLSSAPGKVYLFGEHAVVYGEPAVPCAIERRARVGVTRRDDGKLRVQADDLSLDGFTVEYGGQTGTRPDVDVSENLIAAAMGYVDGAIEQVRDVTGEADAGFDVTIESDIPLGAGLGSSAAVVVAAIDAATRELGVTLEPDELAERAFQTEYEVQDGQASRADTFCSATGGAVRVEGDDCRSIEAPDLPIVVGFDGGAGDTGELVAGVRSLREEYGFAADTVETIGDLVRTGEDVLADGDLEELGRLMDVNHGLLSALGVSSRSLDAMVWAARNAGAYGAKLTGAGGGGCIVALDPTDETETALSYTPGCEDAFRAELAEEGVKRLE from the coding sequence ATGACGCTCTCGAGCGCTCCCGGGAAAGTGTACCTGTTCGGGGAGCACGCCGTGGTCTACGGCGAGCCGGCGGTGCCGTGTGCCATCGAGCGACGGGCTCGCGTGGGGGTGACTCGACGCGACGACGGCAAGCTGCGCGTCCAGGCGGACGACCTCAGCCTCGACGGCTTCACCGTCGAGTACGGTGGGCAGACGGGAACCCGACCGGACGTCGACGTCTCTGAAAACCTGATCGCGGCCGCGATGGGTTACGTGGACGGGGCGATCGAGCAGGTTCGCGACGTCACAGGCGAGGCCGACGCCGGCTTCGACGTCACCATCGAAAGCGACATTCCGCTCGGCGCGGGGCTCGGCTCGTCGGCGGCAGTCGTCGTCGCCGCCATCGACGCCGCGACGCGTGAGCTCGGCGTCACACTCGAGCCCGACGAACTCGCCGAACGGGCCTTCCAGACCGAGTACGAGGTGCAAGACGGGCAGGCCTCCCGGGCGGACACGTTCTGCTCGGCCACCGGTGGGGCGGTCCGCGTCGAGGGCGACGACTGTCGATCGATCGAGGCGCCGGACCTCCCGATCGTCGTCGGGTTCGACGGCGGCGCGGGCGACACGGGCGAACTCGTCGCCGGCGTGCGGTCGCTACGCGAGGAGTACGGCTTCGCCGCGGACACGGTCGAAACCATCGGCGACCTGGTGCGCACCGGCGAGGACGTCCTCGCCGACGGCGACCTCGAGGAGCTCGGCCGGCTGATGGACGTCAACCACGGATTGCTGTCGGCGCTCGGCGTCTCCTCGAGATCGCTCGACGCGATGGTGTGGGCGGCCCGGAACGCGGGCGCCTACGGGGCGAAGCTGACGGGTGCCGGCGGCGGCGGCTGCATCGTCGCACTCGACCCCACCGACGAGACCGAGACAGCTCTCTCGTACACGCCCGGCTGCGAGGACGCCTTCCGCGCCGAGCTCGCAGAAGAGGGGGTGAAGCGGCTCGAATGA
- a CDS encoding DUF3006 domain-containing protein, with translation MTDTYTAVLDRIVDGETAVFLLEAEDRVVDELTVDVERVPEDGRRDGAVFDVVVVDGELLEATYQPEETDARREAAQERFDRLSRRLGDDEG, from the coding sequence ATGACCGACACGTACACGGCCGTCCTCGACCGCATCGTCGACGGCGAGACGGCAGTGTTCCTGCTCGAAGCGGAGGATCGCGTCGTCGACGAACTGACCGTCGACGTCGAACGCGTCCCCGAGGACGGCCGCCGCGACGGCGCGGTGTTCGACGTCGTCGTCGTGGACGGGGAGCTCCTCGAGGCGACCTACCAACCCGAAGAGACGGACGCCCGTCGCGAGGCGGCTCAGGAGCGATTCGACCGCCTCTCCAGGCGACTGGGCGACGACGAGGGGTGA
- a CDS encoding ComEC/Rec2 family competence protein, whose product MRRALPTLLVVLLVVLAGCTGGLTGDDGGDPTVELDENDDAVEETDDAVEETDDGGDPTVELDENDDAVEETDDAVEETDEPAEETDDAVDGELEVHHLDVGQADATLLIAPSGETMLIDTGDWRQDGQAVIEYLEAHGIDRIDHLVATHAHADHIGGHEAVIDHFEEHGDGVGAAYDSGVAHTSQTYERYLDAIERHDVTLFEVREGDEIPFEGVDALVLNPPEGDSGSDLHYNSVSLAIEFGDVRYLTTGDAEADAEARMVEDWADELEADVYQAGHHGSSTSSTEPFLEGVSPEVAVISSALESQYGHPHDEVLEAFAERGIETYWTGVHGDIVVTTDGETVTVEPEREGSTDAAELLEAKPDDESVGLVDPSSGLASPGGAVTPIDVAGAPTLGA is encoded by the coding sequence ATGCGACGCGCGCTCCCGACGCTCCTCGTCGTCCTGTTGGTCGTCCTCGCCGGCTGTACCGGCGGGCTGACCGGCGACGACGGCGGCGACCCGACGGTCGAACTCGACGAGAACGACGACGCGGTCGAGGAAACCGACGACGCGGTCGAGGAAACCGACGACGGCGGCGATCCGACGGTCGAACTCGACGAGAACGACGACGCGGTCGAGGAAACCGACGACGCGGTCGAGGAAACCGACGAACCGGCCGAGGAAACCGACGACGCGGTCGACGGCGAACTCGAGGTTCACCACCTCGACGTCGGGCAGGCCGACGCGACGCTCCTGATCGCGCCGTCGGGCGAGACGATGCTGATCGACACGGGCGACTGGCGCCAGGACGGCCAGGCGGTCATCGAGTACCTCGAAGCTCACGGAATCGACCGGATCGACCACCTCGTGGCGACTCACGCCCACGCGGACCACATCGGCGGCCACGAGGCCGTAATCGACCACTTCGAAGAACACGGCGACGGGGTCGGCGCCGCCTACGACTCCGGGGTCGCCCACACCTCACAGACCTACGAGCGGTACCTCGACGCGATCGAACGCCACGACGTGACGCTGTTCGAGGTCCGTGAGGGCGACGAGATTCCCTTCGAGGGCGTCGACGCCCTCGTCCTGAACCCGCCCGAGGGCGATAGCGGCAGCGACCTCCACTACAACAGCGTGAGCCTCGCGATCGAGTTCGGCGACGTTCGGTACCTGACGACCGGCGACGCCGAGGCCGACGCCGAAGCGCGCATGGTCGAGGACTGGGCCGACGAACTCGAGGCCGACGTCTATCAGGCGGGCCACCACGGCTCCTCGACGAGTTCGACCGAGCCGTTCCTCGAGGGGGTCTCACCCGAGGTGGCCGTCATCTCGAGCGCACTCGAGAGCCAGTACGGCCACCCACACGACGAGGTGCTCGAGGCGTTCGCCGAGCGCGGAATCGAGACGTACTGGACCGGCGTCCACGGCGACATCGTGGTGACGACCGACGGCGAGACGGTCACGGTCGAGCCCGAACGCGAGGGGTCGACGGACGCGGCCGAACTGCTCGAGGCAAAGCCCGACGACGAGTCGGTCGGACTCGTCGATCCGTCGTCGGGGCTCGCTTCGCCGGGAGGTGCCGTGACCCCGATTGATGTGGCTGGCGCGCCTACGCTCGGCGCATGA
- a CDS encoding NAD(P)/FAD-dependent oxidoreductase codes for MRDVLIVGGGVAGLAASIFTARAGLDTLVVDSGGRSPPSSRTQSGDGGESILARNASLENYPGFPDGIDARRYLLLAREQATTAGATFELGRVTRVEPVEEGNVEAGFVVSTEGGEPLEARRLIAASWPDSEYLTPLDVGREQRGSKYVVSVDEAGRTAVSGVYAAGRIAGEPHQAIVAAGHGAKVGLAAIQDSETPFYHDWVAPEGYFTGRGREVPPACEEIDDEERRRRDERARETMLEQLAEPLEQKPTMHPSVDRV; via the coding sequence ATGAGAGACGTGCTCATCGTCGGCGGCGGCGTCGCCGGCCTCGCCGCCTCGATCTTCACCGCCCGCGCCGGACTCGACACCCTCGTCGTCGACAGCGGGGGACGGAGTCCCCCGAGCAGCCGGACGCAGTCCGGCGACGGGGGCGAGTCGATCCTCGCGCGCAACGCCAGCCTCGAGAACTATCCCGGCTTTCCCGACGGCATCGACGCCCGGCGATACCTGCTGCTGGCTCGCGAGCAGGCGACCACCGCCGGGGCCACGTTCGAACTCGGCCGCGTCACGCGGGTCGAACCCGTCGAGGAAGGGAACGTCGAGGCGGGCTTCGTCGTCTCGACCGAGGGTGGTGAGCCGCTCGAGGCCCGCCGGCTGATCGCCGCCTCCTGGCCCGACAGCGAGTACCTCACGCCGCTGGACGTCGGGCGCGAACAGCGCGGGAGCAAGTACGTCGTGAGCGTGGACGAGGCGGGCCGGACGGCCGTTTCCGGCGTCTACGCCGCCGGCCGAATCGCGGGCGAACCCCACCAGGCGATCGTCGCAGCGGGTCACGGCGCCAAAGTCGGGCTCGCTGCGATCCAGGATTCTGAGACGCCCTTCTACCACGACTGGGTCGCCCCGGAAGGCTACTTCACCGGTCGCGGCCGGGAGGTGCCACCCGCCTGCGAGGAGATCGACGACGAGGAGCGACGACGTCGCGACGAGCGGGCGCGCGAGACGATGCTCGAACAGCTCGCCGAGCCGCTCGAGCAGAAGCCGACGATGCATCCGAGCGTCGATCGGGTGTAG
- the coaBC gene encoding bifunctional phosphopantothenoylcysteine decarboxylase/phosphopantothenate--cysteine ligase CoaBC, which translates to MLEGVNVALGVTGSIAAVKTVELAHELRRHGATVRTVMSDSARGIIHPWSLEFATDREVITEITGGVEHVDLCGYEGWADVFLIAPATANTVGKIAGAVDDTPVTTTATTALGSGTPVVIAPAMHEPMYDHPGVLEAIERVESWGVSFVEPRLEEGKAKLATEEAIVCELARAVGNRPLEGEHVVVTSGATTEPIDPVRVLTNRASGKMGRAVARACYVRGADVTLIHDGDDVPYADVRQIETAAEMLEETIDACETADALVSVAAISDYTVEASPEKIRSGQELTLELEVAPKLIDEIRDRRPGLPIVGFKTETSGEDEAMVDAARETLERVDLAFVVANDASVMGKDVTRALLVHAGDAVEYQGSKAGLASEVAGSLAVVLG; encoded by the coding sequence ATGCTCGAGGGAGTCAACGTCGCACTCGGGGTGACGGGATCGATCGCGGCCGTGAAGACGGTCGAACTCGCCCACGAACTGCGCCGCCACGGGGCGACCGTCCGGACCGTGATGAGCGACAGTGCGCGGGGAATTATTCATCCCTGGTCGCTCGAGTTCGCCACCGATCGCGAGGTCATCACGGAGATCACGGGTGGGGTCGAACACGTCGACCTCTGTGGCTACGAGGGCTGGGCGGACGTCTTCTTGATCGCGCCGGCGACGGCGAACACGGTGGGGAAGATCGCGGGTGCAGTCGACGACACGCCCGTCACCACGACGGCGACGACGGCGCTCGGGTCGGGGACGCCGGTCGTCATCGCCCCGGCGATGCACGAGCCGATGTACGACCATCCGGGCGTGCTCGAGGCCATCGAGCGCGTCGAGTCCTGGGGCGTCTCGTTCGTCGAGCCGCGACTCGAGGAGGGGAAGGCCAAGCTCGCGACCGAGGAGGCGATCGTTTGCGAGCTCGCGCGGGCGGTCGGGAATCGCCCACTCGAGGGCGAGCACGTGGTCGTCACCTCGGGGGCGACGACCGAGCCGATCGACCCCGTGCGGGTGCTAACGAACCGCGCGTCGGGGAAGATGGGGCGGGCCGTCGCGAGGGCCTGTTACGTCCGTGGGGCCGACGTGACGTTGATCCACGACGGCGACGACGTCCCCTACGCCGACGTTCGCCAGATCGAGACGGCTGCGGAGATGCTCGAGGAGACGATCGACGCCTGCGAGACCGCGGACGCGCTGGTCTCGGTCGCCGCGATCAGCGACTACACGGTCGAGGCGAGTCCGGAGAAGATCCGTTCGGGCCAGGAGCTCACGCTCGAGCTCGAGGTGGCGCCGAAGCTCATCGACGAGATTCGCGACCGCCGCCCGGGGCTGCCGATCGTGGGCTTCAAGACGGAGACCTCGGGGGAAGACGAGGCGATGGTCGACGCCGCTCGCGAGACGCTCGAGCGCGTCGACCTCGCGTTCGTCGTGGCCAACGACGCGAGCGTGATGGGAAAGGACGTGACGCGCGCGTTGCTCGTCCACGCCGGGGACGCAGTCGAGTATCAGGGTTCGAAAGCGGGACTCGCGAGTGAGGTTGCCGGTTCGCTCGCGGTCGTCCTCGGATGA
- a CDS encoding DUF7344 domain-containing protein: MSGHITKDRLSKGEIFEVLRNQRRRYVLHYLKQDDRPVELGDLAQQVAAWEYETTLEEVTPEQRKRVYTTLQQTHLPKMDEAGIVTFDSDEGRIEVTGLTADVAIYLEIVPGREFAWRELYLSLGAISCALVATLWLDVYPLTTLSTLTWMAIIAATFTVTATAHIYHERHMRLGQGEQPPELSYGADD; encoded by the coding sequence ATGAGCGGTCACATCACGAAAGATCGGCTCTCGAAAGGAGAGATCTTCGAGGTTCTCCGCAATCAGCGCCGTCGGTACGTCCTCCACTATCTGAAACAGGACGACCGGCCCGTCGAACTCGGTGATCTCGCACAGCAGGTCGCCGCCTGGGAGTACGAGACGACGCTCGAGGAGGTGACGCCCGAGCAGCGAAAGCGCGTGTACACGACGCTCCAGCAGACGCACCTGCCGAAGATGGACGAGGCGGGGATCGTCACGTTCGATTCGGACGAGGGACGCATCGAAGTGACGGGGCTGACGGCCGATGTCGCCATCTACCTCGAGATCGTTCCCGGACGCGAGTTCGCCTGGCGAGAGTTGTACCTCTCACTCGGTGCGATTAGCTGTGCGCTCGTCGCCACACTCTGGCTCGACGTCTATCCGCTGACGACACTCTCGACGCTCACCTGGATGGCGATCATCGCCGCGACGTTCACCGTCACGGCGACGGCACACATCTACCACGAACGCCACATGCGGCTGGGACAGGGCGAGCAGCCGCCGGAGTTGAGCTACGGCGCGGACGACTGA
- the hpt gene encoding hypoxanthine/guanine phosphoribosyltransferase, whose amino-acid sequence MDQLKASLLEAPIIEKNGYHYFVHPISDGVPQLDPGLLREIVIRIIRKAELERVDKIVTPAAMGIHISTAVSLITDIPMTVIRKRQYDLEGEVAIAQQTGYSENEMYINDVYEGERVLVIDDVLSTGGTLASVLEALDEIGAEVVDAVAVIKKVGGENKVEDAGHHVKTLINVDVVGGEVVVVDDEGDD is encoded by the coding sequence ATGGACCAGCTGAAAGCGTCTCTGCTCGAGGCCCCTATCATCGAGAAGAACGGCTATCACTACTTCGTCCACCCGATCAGCGACGGCGTCCCCCAGCTCGACCCCGGGCTGTTGCGCGAGATCGTCATCCGCATCATCCGAAAGGCAGAACTCGAGCGCGTCGACAAGATCGTCACCCCGGCGGCGATGGGGATCCACATCTCGACGGCCGTCTCGCTGATAACGGATATCCCGATGACGGTGATCCGAAAGCGTCAGTACGACCTCGAAGGCGAGGTCGCCATCGCCCAGCAGACGGGCTACTCGGAGAACGAGATGTACATCAACGACGTCTACGAGGGTGAACGCGTCCTCGTCATCGACGACGTCCTCTCGACCGGCGGAACGCTCGCGTCCGTGCTCGAGGCGCTCGACGAGATCGGTGCGGAGGTCGTCGACGCCGTCGCCGTCATCAAGAAAGTCGGCGGCGAGAACAAAGTCGAGGACGCAGGCCACCACGTGAAGACACTCATCAACGTCGACGTCGTCGGTGGAGAGGTTGTCGTCGTCGACGACGAGGGCGACGATTGA
- a CDS encoding ABC transporter substrate-binding protein — translation MPQDDKQVSPIVNRRRLLQGVGVAGAVGLAGCFGGDDDPSGDDDGSNGDDGTADSPTDDAPLEELVEGGTLRVGVGSNVDSFDPPNSSDTTSSLSQSLIFESLTTSDAEGNLYPWLAESWDVLDTNSVELTDYEPYMSTFTAGEEGALDHGEQEIIRHPEDMVPEEGDEVRVLLFDDAADAVADGVFGVQIRYHIREGVTFHNGEELTAENVIASYDRIKLSDVSAQYFDSTLYYEEVDEYTVDIFAQIPDAEAERELPPIGVFTVEQAQLPAGDLDPRQGNDPIGTGPYVFVEMEDEQWVDYEKNDDYWVEQMGVDSIDWFDGPAEYPDGPVVEEVTFEIIPDNATRSAALQADEIDITTGLSSSTLNDFDDSEDFSVTFVETGGYTYFQPPVNVEPWDDQRLRQAFNNLVPRELIADQIFDGWSTPAYIMIPGLAQGLGTTDAQALEDDVRHLNEFDPERAGELIEEVFDDYGIEAPLEVQLEVNVDNDDRVNMVELVAEAMEDTGYFETSVETYEWTTYVGRIMDPEYGDRGHISCVGLSGTFNPHSFADALHHSTNVGQCCNLAGISEDWIDELLESARYGADVAEDPDLRRERYDEVFRELEEYAGSAIAIFGTQESVLSTRVRNWAQWPFHEGYLSYALYSPQDERIAWIDE, via the coding sequence ATGCCTCAGGACGATAAGCAGGTAAGTCCGATAGTAAACCGCCGACGACTTCTTCAGGGGGTCGGGGTTGCAGGTGCAGTTGGCCTCGCGGGTTGTTTCGGTGGAGACGACGATCCTTCTGGCGATGACGACGGCTCGAACGGTGACGACGGGACGGCTGATTCACCGACCGACGACGCGCCGCTCGAGGAGCTGGTCGAGGGCGGGACGCTCCGCGTGGGCGTCGGCTCGAACGTCGATTCGTTCGACCCGCCAAACAGCTCGGACACGACCTCGTCGCTGTCCCAGTCACTCATCTTCGAGTCGCTCACGACGAGCGACGCTGAAGGGAACCTCTATCCCTGGCTCGCCGAGAGCTGGGACGTTCTCGACACGAACAGCGTCGAACTGACCGACTACGAACCGTACATGTCGACGTTCACGGCCGGCGAAGAGGGTGCCCTCGACCACGGCGAGCAGGAGATCATCCGGCATCCCGAGGACATGGTGCCCGAAGAGGGCGACGAGGTCCGCGTGCTCCTGTTCGACGACGCGGCCGACGCCGTCGCCGACGGCGTCTTCGGGGTGCAGATTCGGTACCACATCCGTGAAGGCGTCACGTTCCACAACGGCGAGGAGCTGACCGCCGAGAACGTCATCGCCTCTTACGACCGCATCAAGCTCTCCGACGTCAGCGCCCAGTACTTCGACTCGACGCTCTACTACGAGGAAGTCGACGAGTACACGGTCGACATCTTCGCGCAGATTCCGGACGCCGAGGCCGAGCGCGAACTGCCGCCAATCGGCGTGTTCACCGTCGAACAGGCACAGCTACCCGCCGGCGATCTCGACCCGCGCCAGGGCAACGACCCCATCGGCACCGGCCCGTACGTGTTCGTCGAGATGGAAGACGAGCAGTGGGTCGACTACGAGAAGAACGACGACTACTGGGTCGAGCAGATGGGCGTCGACTCCATCGACTGGTTCGACGGTCCAGCAGAGTACCCCGACGGCCCCGTGGTCGAAGAGGTGACGTTCGAGATCATCCCGGACAACGCGACCCGTTCGGCCGCGCTTCAGGCCGACGAGATCGACATTACGACCGGGCTGTCCTCGTCGACCCTGAACGACTTCGACGACTCCGAGGACTTCTCCGTCACGTTCGTCGAGACCGGCGGCTACACCTACTTCCAGCCCCCGGTCAACGTCGAACCGTGGGACGACCAGCGCCTCCGGCAGGCGTTCAACAACCTCGTGCCACGCGAACTCATCGCCGACCAGATCTTCGACGGCTGGTCCACCCCAGCGTACATCATGATCCCCGGCCTCGCACAGGGGCTGGGTACGACCGACGCCCAGGCCCTCGAGGACGACGTCCGACACCTCAACGAGTTCGACCCCGAGCGCGCCGGTGAGCTGATCGAGGAAGTCTTCGACGACTACGGGATCGAGGCCCCGCTCGAGGTCCAGCTCGAGGTCAACGTCGACAACGACGACCGCGTCAATATGGTCGAACTCGTCGCCGAGGCCATGGAGGATACGGGCTACTTCGAGACGAGCGTCGAAACCTACGAGTGGACGACCTACGTCGGCCGCATCATGGATCCCGAGTACGGCGACCGCGGCCACATCAGCTGCGTCGGTCTCTCGGGAACGTTCAACCCTCACAGTTTCGCCGACGCGCTCCACCACAGCACCAACGTCGGCCAGTGTTGTAACCTGGCCGGCATCAGCGAGGACTGGATCGACGAGCTGCTCGAGAGCGCACGGTACGGGGCAGACGTCGCCGAAGATCCCGACCTGCGTCGTGAGCGCTACGACGAAGTCTTCCGCGAGCTCGAGGAGTACGCCGGCAGCGCCATCGCGATCTTCGGCACCCAGGAGTCTGTGCTCAGCACGCGGGTGAGAAACTGGGCGCAGTGGCCGTTCCACGAGGGATACCTCTCGTACGCGCTCTACTCCCCGCAGGACGAGCGCATCGCCTGGATCGACGAATAA
- a CDS encoding ABC transporter permease: MSLRRFILKRLLLVFPILFGVSVITFALVHWTPGDPVQQMVGLNPDMTPAEEQALYDRYGLNDPMYEQYLTWMGNILTGDFGEMYSSGRDVGTIVWWRLPETIALGIFGWAFALAIAIPSGIYAAVHKDELGDSVSRFLALSGISIPNFWLGLILILVFGLYLEWFSVTAPSREPLYSPAMLYYLILPGITIGTASAAALMRVMRTSMAEEMNKEYVMAARAKGLPERTIVLKHVLRNSLISVVTIAALLTASIISGSVVVEYVFNWPGLGREFIEALTAHEIDMIMAITLITGTAIIIANLIADIAYAVLDPRIRYD; the protein is encoded by the coding sequence ATGAGTCTTCGACGATTTATCCTGAAGCGGTTGCTGCTAGTCTTCCCGATACTGTTCGGTGTCTCAGTGATTACGTTCGCGCTCGTTCACTGGACCCCCGGCGACCCGGTCCAGCAGATGGTCGGGCTGAATCCGGACATGACACCCGCCGAAGAGCAGGCGCTCTACGACCGGTACGGTCTGAACGACCCAATGTACGAGCAGTATCTGACCTGGATGGGCAACATCCTGACGGGGGACTTCGGAGAGATGTACAGCTCCGGACGTGACGTCGGCACTATCGTGTGGTGGCGGCTGCCCGAGACGATCGCGCTCGGGATCTTCGGCTGGGCGTTCGCCCTCGCCATCGCGATTCCGTCCGGGATCTACGCAGCAGTGCACAAGGACGAGCTGGGCGACTCCGTCAGCCGATTCCTCGCCCTGTCCGGTATCTCGATTCCGAACTTCTGGCTCGGGCTGATCCTGATCCTGGTGTTCGGGCTCTATCTGGAGTGGTTTTCCGTGACGGCGCCGTCACGGGAACCGCTGTACAGCCCTGCAATGTTGTACTACCTCATCTTACCCGGGATCACGATCGGGACGGCATCGGCGGCGGCGCTGATGCGAGTCATGCGGACGTCGATGGCAGAAGAGATGAACAAAGAGTACGTGATGGCAGCCAGGGCCAAGGGACTACCCGAGCGGACCATCGTCCTCAAACACGTCCTCCGGAACTCGCTGATCTCGGTCGTCACGATCGCCGCGCTCCTGACTGCGAGCATCATCAGCGGCTCGGTCGTCGTCGAGTACGTCTTCAACTGGCCGGGTCTGGGCCGTGAGTTCATCGAGGCGTTGACTGCACACGAAATAGACATGATCATGGCGATTACGCTTATCACCGGTACGGCGATCATCATCGCGAACCTGATCGCCGACATCGCCTACGCGGTTCTCGATCCAAGGATTCGATATGACTAG
- a CDS encoding ABC transporter permease, with product MTRQTHTQRGRIQITGFDPDVVERRDPLSDWAPDTGAETESRWMRAFHRFTRNRSALVGVAIVGLLSLLAIFARPIVLFGIPVQPFALAPYEAGTTLYLSVDPSVRAYDPPSSDYWFGVDGNGRDMFSRVIYGGRYSISIGFVVVALTMVFGMIYGSISGYYGGLVDEVMMRIVDTLYAFPGLVLAAIIVTLFGGGYWQLVAAFSLAGWIGYARIMRGEVLKIKEMEYVQAARALGARDRSIVLRHVTPNAMSAVIVVATLNIGTVVIGVAALGFLGLGMPPGSAEWGTMLDQTRETLIQGPGGQIPWHATIFPGGAIFLFVMSMNMIGDGINDALDAQESGVSQGGAQ from the coding sequence ATGACTAGACAGACTCACACGCAGCGAGGGCGAATTCAGATCACCGGGTTTGACCCCGACGTAGTCGAACGACGAGATCCACTCTCCGACTGGGCTCCCGACACGGGGGCGGAAACCGAGAGTCGATGGATGCGCGCATTCCACCGGTTCACCCGTAACCGGTCGGCACTCGTCGGCGTCGCCATCGTCGGGCTGCTCAGCCTGCTGGCGATCTTCGCCCGGCCGATCGTCCTCTTCGGAATCCCCGTCCAGCCGTTCGCGCTCGCACCGTACGAGGCTGGGACCACGCTGTACCTCTCCGTGGATCCGTCGGTACGCGCCTACGATCCGCCCTCGAGTGACTACTGGTTCGGCGTCGACGGCAACGGTCGCGACATGTTCTCGCGCGTGATCTACGGCGGGCGGTACAGCATCTCGATCGGGTTCGTCGTCGTTGCGCTCACGATGGTGTTCGGAATGATCTACGGCAGCATCTCCGGGTACTACGGTGGCCTGGTCGACGAGGTCATGATGCGCATCGTCGACACGCTGTACGCGTTCCCCGGACTCGTCCTGGCGGCGATCATCGTCACGCTCTTTGGCGGTGGCTACTGGCAACTCGTCGCTGCGTTTTCGCTGGCGGGCTGGATCGGATACGCGCGTATCATGCGCGGTGAGGTGTTGAAGATCAAGGAGATGGAGTACGTCCAGGCGGCGAGAGCGCTCGGCGCACGGGACCGATCGATCGTACTCCGCCACGTGACGCCAAACGCGATGTCCGCGGTGATCGTCGTCGCGACGCTCAACATCGGGACCGTCGTGATCGGCGTCGCCGCGCTCGGCTTCCTGGGCCTGGGTATGCCGCCGGGCTCGGCCGAGTGGGGGACGATGCTCGATCAGACCCGTGAGACCCTGATCCAGGGGCCGGGCGGGCAGATCCCCTGGCACGCGACGATCTTCCCCGGCGGAGCCATCTTCCTGTTCGTGATGTCGATGAACATGATCGGTGACGGGATCAACGACGCCCTCGACGCACAGGAGAGCGGCGTCTCCCAGGGAGGTGCCCAGTAA